The Mucilaginibacter yixingensis genome window below encodes:
- a CDS encoding M28 family peptidase, producing the protein MKKIALLTVVVAVAASACAQQPDVLAKKYAGYITPQNAKAHLTILAADDMEGRETGKPGAEKAARYLAGEYKALGLLPANKGSYFLDVALEETSLRADKFMVNGASLIYGKDYYAQGWADPKKLNESSIVFVGYGSPAEMTADVTGKIVLLIGEERPGTVIPQTTSARRRGVIMSEARQAIMQHLIAKNPALILQVSNATAANAARFATPRVSMSLKKENTEVVPVPPVNFFITPAVANQLLKNTGKTYEALKSAIEEGKPQTQVVKVPVVADFGTIHKDINAEDIVSYIPGSDPKLKDEVLVFSAHYDHIGLNADGPDKVNNGADDDGSGSVGILEIARAFMQAKKEGHGPKRTILFLGNVGEEKGLLGSEYYAEHPVFPLANTITDLNIDMIGRVGEEYLNSPDSANFVYPIGSAMLSSTLRKVLENANNTYTHLKLDYKYDDPKDPNRFYYRSDHYNFAKHGVPIIFFFNGVHADYHKPSDEVSKINFPLLAKRAQLVFYIGWDLANRAERPVVDVKSPMASDR; encoded by the coding sequence ATGAAGAAAATTGCTCTACTAACGGTGGTGGTGGCTGTTGCTGCATCTGCCTGTGCCCAGCAACCAGATGTACTGGCTAAAAAATATGCCGGTTACATTACCCCTCAAAACGCCAAAGCCCATTTAACCATACTAGCCGCCGATGATATGGAAGGCCGAGAAACAGGTAAACCCGGGGCCGAAAAAGCCGCCCGTTATCTGGCTGGCGAGTACAAAGCCTTAGGCCTGCTGCCTGCCAACAAAGGTTCTTACTTTCTGGATGTTGCGTTGGAGGAAACCTCATTGCGGGCCGATAAATTTATGGTTAACGGTGCCAGCCTGATTTACGGTAAAGACTACTACGCACAGGGATGGGCCGATCCAAAGAAATTAAATGAAAGCAGTATTGTATTTGTGGGCTATGGCTCGCCCGCAGAAATGACTGCCGATGTGACCGGCAAAATTGTACTGCTGATAGGTGAGGAGCGCCCTGGTACGGTCATCCCGCAAACCACCAGCGCCCGTCGCCGAGGGGTGATCATGAGCGAGGCCCGCCAGGCCATTATGCAACACCTGATTGCTAAGAACCCGGCTTTGATTTTGCAGGTAAGTAACGCTACTGCCGCTAACGCTGCTCGTTTTGCAACACCGCGCGTTAGTATGAGCCTGAAAAAAGAGAATACGGAAGTTGTACCTGTACCACCGGTTAACTTCTTCATCACCCCGGCAGTAGCCAATCAATTGCTAAAAAATACCGGTAAAACGTATGAAGCATTAAAAAGTGCCATTGAGGAAGGCAAGCCGCAAACCCAGGTGGTAAAAGTGCCGGTAGTGGCCGATTTTGGTACCATACATAAAGATATTAACGCAGAGGATATTGTATCATATATCCCCGGGTCTGATCCTAAGCTAAAGGATGAAGTATTGGTGTTCTCGGCTCATTACGATCACATCGGCCTGAATGCTGATGGACCGGACAAGGTAAACAACGGTGCTGATGATGATGGCTCGGGCTCTGTAGGTATTCTGGAAATTGCACGCGCCTTTATGCAGGCAAAGAAAGAGGGCCATGGCCCGAAACGCACTATCCTGTTTCTGGGTAACGTGGGTGAGGAAAAAGGCCTGCTGGGTTCTGAATATTATGCCGAGCATCCGGTGTTCCCGTTGGCTAATACCATTACAGATCTGAATATAGATATGATTGGTCGTGTGGGTGAGGAGTATTTGAACAGTCCGGATTCAGCCAACTTTGTTTATCCAATTGGCTCGGCCATGCTGAGCTCTACACTGCGCAAGGTATTGGAGAATGCTAATAACACGTATACGCATCTGAAACTGGATTACAAATACGATGATCCGAAAGATCCGAACCGTTTTTATTACCGTTCAGATCATTACAACTTTGCTAAGCATGGTGTGCCAATTATTTTCTTTTTTAACGGCGTGCATGCCGATTACCACAAGCCAAGCGATGAGGTGAGCAAGATCAACTTCCCGCTGCTGGCCAAACGTGCACAGCTGGTATTTTATATTGGCTGGGATCTGGCCAACAGGGCTGAGCGACCGGTGGTGGATGTGAAAAGCCCGATGGCGAGCGACAGATAA
- the rpiB gene encoding ribose 5-phosphate isomerase B → MKPGIKLAIGADHAGFEYKQALAGSVQASEVSDFGTYSTDSVDYPDFAHPVANAIENGDADFGILVCGSGNGIAIAANKHQGIRAAICWNEELAALARQHNNANIVVIPARFISLELAKKIVNVFLSTDFEGGRHATRVGKISC, encoded by the coding sequence ATGAAACCAGGAATTAAGTTAGCAATAGGGGCAGACCACGCCGGATTTGAGTATAAACAAGCATTGGCAGGCAGCGTACAAGCCAGCGAAGTGAGTGATTTTGGTACCTATTCTACAGATTCTGTTGACTATCCTGATTTTGCTCACCCCGTAGCCAACGCCATTGAGAACGGCGATGCCGATTTTGGTATATTGGTTTGCGGCAGCGGCAACGGCATTGCTATTGCGGCCAATAAACACCAGGGCATACGTGCAGCAATTTGCTGGAACGAAGAACTGGCAGCGCTGGCGCGTCAGCATAACAATGCCAATATTGTGGTAATCCCGGCGCGTTTCATTTCGCTGGAGTTGGCCAAAAAGATTGTCAACGTTTTCTTGAGCACCGATTTTGAGGGCGGTCGCCATGCTACCCGGGTAGGTAAAATTTCCTGCTAA